AGCTTTCCGGGACGACCACCTCGTCGATCAGGGCCTGCAACTCGGCCTCCGACGAGGCGGCCAGCCGTGCGTACTCGTCGACGTTATGCACTCCCGTCGCCTTCATCCGCGTATTCGTCGCGCGCGGCACCACCCCCGAGCCGATCGAGGCTCGGTCCAGCCCCAGCCGCTCGTGCAGGATGGCGTCGAGGACGTGGTGGGGGGAGGACATGGGATGGGCCTAGAGATCTTCTGCCATAAGGAGAGTTGATTGCTCCGTAGATCTGGTGAGGACAGGCCGCGGCATGTCGGAACTCTCACCTTACGGACCATAAATGGAATCGCTGTCGATAAGTTGTTTGGGACAGACGACGAATCGAGTCTCACCGCCGGTCGCCTCGACCCCCCAGGGCTGGGCGGTGTCGATCTCGACAATTTCTCGTCCGTCGGCATCTAACCGATGGCCGACGACTAGGCAGGCGACAGCCCCCCAACAGGGGTAACGACTTCGGGCGTCAAGATCCTCGACCGTGACGACAGGTACCTTCTCCACGAACGACCAATCAACCCCGGCGGCGTCGGTCAAGCAGCACTCAACCCATCCCGGGTTCGACTCGTCTGTGAACCGGCGAATCTCAACTCTAACAGCGACCATGAGACTCCCCCGGAACCTCGGAGTAGATTCCCTTCCTTCGGCCTTCATTGTACCTCGCGGCGGTCGGAAGTCGTCGGGGCGTCGAGGACCTTGTCGACCAAGAGCAACTGGATCATCCCCGAGTTGGTTTCGGCGATGCCCCCCAGGTAGGGGGCGTTGGGGATCGTCGTGGGGATGGGGGCGAGGGCGGCGGGGTCGACGGGGGTCAGGTCGTCGACGTGCTCGGCGACCAGGCCGAGAAGTTCGCGGCGATCGGGGGCTGCGCCGCCGCGGTCGATCAGGATGATCCGCGTGCTGAGGCGGTCGGGGGCGGCCGTGGAGCCGAGCAGCATCCCCAGATCGACGACGGTGACGACCTCGCCGCGGTACTCGAACACCCCCGTCAGATGCGCCGGGGCGTGCGGCAAGGGGCGGGCCCGAACCCGGGGGACGACTTCCACCACCCTCTTTGCGTCGACCGCATAGCGCTGGCCGGCGGCCTGGAACGTCAGGAGCAGCACGCGGGCCTCCAGGGTCGTTCGAATGGGATCAGGCGCCGGTCGTGTGAGCGGGCGGTTCCAGAGCGCCGACGGAGAACCGCGAGACCTCCTCCTTCAGGCCGCCGACGGCCTCGCGGAGATGCGCGGTGGCGCTGTTGAACTCGCGGATCGAGCTGCTCGTCTGGCCGGCGACCTCGCTCAGCCGATGCATGGCCTCGCGGATCTGGTCGGCCCCCTGAGACTGCACCCGCATCCCCTCGGTCACCTGTTCGAACCGTTCGTCGAGGCCCTGGACGCCGGCGATGACCTCGCCGAGCCGGCCGCCGATCTGCTGGACCTCGGTCACCACGGCGCGGACGTGCTCGCTGAATTTGTCCATCTCCATCACGCCGGCCGAGACGCTGTACTGCATCTCCTTGACCATCCGCTCGATGTCGAGCGTGGCCACGGCCGTCTGGTCGGCCAGGCGGCGGATCTCACGGGCGACGACCAGGAAGCCCAGGCCGTACTCGCCGGCCTTCTCGGCCTCGATCGCCGCGTTGATCGACAGCAGGTTCGTCTGGTCGGCGACCTTCGTGATGGTGGTGACCACCATGTTGATGTTGGCGGCGCGCTCGCTGATGACCGACAGCTTGGAGCTGATCGACCCGGTGCTCTCCGCGAGCTGCCGCATGGTGCCGTCCATGCCGGCCAGGCCGTCGCGACTCCCCGCCGCCTGCTGGGCCGTCTGGCGGGCGACCGAGTTGACCTCGGTCATCGTCTTGAGCAGTTCCTGGCTCGTGGCCGAGATCTCGTTGACCGCCGCGGCGGCCTCATTGGTGCTGGCCCCGTACTCGTAGACGGACTGCTCCTGCTGCTTGGAAGTCGCCGCGATCTCCGTGGCCGTCGACAGCAGCGCGATGCTCGATTTCTGGATCTTGCCGATCAGCGATCG
This is a stretch of genomic DNA from Paludisphaera rhizosphaerae. It encodes these proteins:
- a CDS encoding chemotaxis protein CheW, producing MLLLTFQAAGQRYAVDAKRVVEVVPRVRARPLPHAPAHLTGVFEYRGEVVTVVDLGMLLGSTAAPDRLSTRIILIDRGGAAPDRRELLGLVAEHVDDLTPVDPAALAPIPTTIPNAPYLGGIAETNSGMIQLLLVDKVLDAPTTSDRREVQ